In the Candidatus Rhodoblastus alkanivorans genome, one interval contains:
- a CDS encoding L,D-transpeptidase — translation MFHFKSMRAAALLGAALFGLSMPSGAANAHTRLVSFHSSYEAGTIVISMSQRRLYYVLADGRAIQYPVAVAKPGKEWLGAASVAGKYTDPAWSPPASVKHDHPNLPNLIPGGSPRNPMGVAAIVLDRDQIAIHGTTRHMRASVGTRASYGCIRMYNEDVADLYDRVEVGTPVVMQP, via the coding sequence ATGTTTCATTTCAAGAGCATGCGGGCCGCGGCGTTGCTTGGCGCCGCGCTCTTCGGCCTGTCCATGCCCAGCGGCGCGGCGAATGCGCATACAAGGCTGGTTTCCTTCCATTCCTCTTACGAGGCCGGCACGATCGTAATCAGCATGAGCCAGCGAAGACTGTATTATGTGCTCGCTGACGGCCGCGCGATTCAATATCCGGTGGCTGTGGCCAAGCCCGGCAAGGAATGGCTCGGCGCCGCCTCGGTCGCCGGCAAATATACCGATCCCGCCTGGTCGCCGCCCGCGAGCGTCAAACACGACCACCCGAATCTGCCGAATCTCATCCCCGGCGGGTCGCCGCGCAATCCGATGGGCGTCGCCGCCATAGTGCTCGACCGCGATCAGATCGCCATTCACGGCACCACCCGGCACATGCGCGCCTCGGTCGGGACCCGCGCCTCTTATGGCTGCATCCGCATGTACAATGAGGATGTCGCTGACCTTTACGATCGCGTCGAAGTCGGCACGCCGGTCGTGATGCAGCCCTGA
- the gluQRS gene encoding tRNA glutamyl-Q(34) synthetase GluQRS: MKERSEDADPECRSVFRFAPSPNGYLHLGHAYSALFNVKLAQACGGKMLLRIEDIDSERSRRSFEAALIEDLRWLGFNWTGAPRRQSEHMADYRAALDRLARRGLAYPCFCSRGEIARACAARTNWPRDPDGVFLYPGACRDLSVGERNARIEAGARWSFRLDMEKALIEIGKPLTYMEFHEGDAGVKVTAEPSAWGDALIGRRDAPASYHIACVLDDHAQGVTDVVRGLDLDAATGLHRLLQALLGLRTPQYHHHRLVLDDQGRKLSKSKSSPSLRDLRARGVSAAQIREELSRQMQIAL, from the coding sequence ATGAAAGAGCGGAGCGAGGACGCCGACCCGGAATGCCGGTCCGTTTTCCGATTTGCGCCTTCGCCCAACGGCTATCTTCATCTGGGCCACGCCTATTCGGCCCTTTTCAACGTCAAATTGGCGCAAGCCTGCGGCGGAAAAATGCTCCTGCGCATCGAGGACATCGATTCGGAGAGGTCGCGCCGCTCGTTCGAAGCCGCCTTGATCGAGGATCTTCGCTGGCTCGGCTTCAACTGGACCGGAGCCCCTCGCCGGCAATCGGAACATATGGCGGATTATCGCGCGGCATTGGATCGATTGGCGCGAAGGGGGCTTGCTTATCCCTGTTTCTGTTCCCGCGGCGAAATCGCGAGGGCATGCGCCGCCAGGACGAATTGGCCGCGGGATCCCGACGGCGTTTTTCTCTATCCGGGGGCGTGCCGCGATTTGTCGGTTGGGGAACGAAACGCCCGTATCGAGGCGGGAGCCCGATGGTCGTTTCGCCTCGACATGGAAAAGGCTTTGATCGAGATCGGCAAGCCGCTGACCTACATGGAATTCCATGAAGGCGACGCGGGCGTAAAGGTCACGGCCGAACCTTCAGCCTGGGGCGACGCCTTGATCGGGCGCCGCGACGCCCCAGCCTCCTATCACATTGCCTGCGTCCTCGACGATCACGCCCAGGGCGTTACCGATGTGGTTCGCGGCCTCGATCTCGACGCCGCGACGGGATTGCATCGGCTGTTGCAAGCGCTTCTCGGCCTGCGAACGCCGCAATATCATCATCATCGTCTGGTGCTCGACGACCAGGGACGAAAATTGTCCAAGAGCAAATCATCGCCAAGCTTGCGCGACCTGCGCGCGCGCGGGGTTTCGGCCGCGCAAATCCGCGAGGAATTGTCGCGCCAGATGCAGATCGCGCTCTGA
- a CDS encoding DUF1674 domain-containing protein, translating to MAEQENRPAGMASSERKKTLSPEAQRALVEAEERRRRAEAVALPEEVNGPQGPEPVRYGDWERKGIASDF from the coding sequence ATGGCTGAACAGGAAAATCGCCCGGCCGGGATGGCGTCCTCCGAACGAAAGAAAACGCTCTCGCCCGAAGCGCAACGCGCCTTGGTGGAAGCAGAAGAACGGCGTCGCCGCGCGGAGGCCGTCGCCTTGCCGGAGGAGGTCAACGGTCCGCAAGGCCCCGAGCCGGTCCGCTACGGCGATTGGGAGCGCAAGGGCATTGCCAGCGATTTCTGA
- a CDS encoding RsmB/NOP family class I SAM-dependent RNA methyltransferase produces MNNNFDRAFGRSGKQKSSAKRHPDQTQAEALAHPGLAARVAAAAIISDIIHGGHTLDEKFSPDAAPSRLGGLSSRDRDLARSIVTVALRRLGTIRLALSQLVEKGLPRNCGTLEWILIAGGAQLLFLDTPDHAAVDLAVRAARLDSKSAPFANLVNGVLRNLIRRRDEFLSQSDPLDDDTPHWMAARWRRIYGEDRAHSIAAAFRDEPTLDLTVKADAASWAERLGGRLLPTGSIRLETHAPIPELPGYGEGAWWVQDAAAALPARILAVKPGQRVLDLCAAPGGKTAQLAAAGARVTALDRSAERLKTLSANLARLQLEASIAVGDAASYKAEPFDAILLDAPCSATGTIRRSPDVLWTKKPGDIAALTAIQTKILDRAFTLLKPGAALVYCVCSLEPEEGEAQIAALLRRNPDAARDPIDPSCFGLPPEAANADGELRLLPYFFFHDQSRQRGLDGFFIARLKRLD; encoded by the coding sequence ATGAACAATAATTTCGACAGAGCCTTCGGCCGCTCCGGGAAGCAGAAGTCGTCTGCAAAACGTCATCCGGATCAAACGCAGGCGGAAGCGCTGGCCCATCCCGGCCTCGCCGCGCGGGTCGCGGCCGCCGCGATCATCAGCGATATCATTCACGGCGGGCACACGCTCGACGAAAAATTCTCGCCTGACGCCGCGCCGAGCCGGCTTGGCGGTCTCAGCAGCCGCGACCGCGACCTCGCGCGCTCCATTGTGACCGTCGCCTTGCGCAGGCTCGGCACGATCCGGCTCGCACTGAGCCAACTGGTGGAGAAAGGCCTGCCGCGAAATTGCGGAACGCTGGAATGGATTCTGATCGCGGGCGGAGCCCAGCTTCTCTTTCTCGACACGCCGGACCACGCCGCGGTCGATCTCGCCGTCCGCGCCGCCCGACTCGATTCGAAAAGCGCCCCTTTCGCCAATCTCGTCAATGGCGTCCTGCGCAATCTGATCCGGCGGCGCGACGAGTTCTTGAGCCAGTCCGACCCGCTGGATGACGACACGCCGCATTGGATGGCCGCGCGATGGCGGCGCATTTACGGCGAAGACCGCGCCCATTCCATCGCCGCCGCCTTTCGCGACGAGCCGACGCTCGACTTGACCGTAAAGGCTGACGCCGCGAGCTGGGCCGAAAGATTGGGCGGGCGCCTGTTGCCGACGGGCTCGATCCGCCTCGAAACGCATGCGCCGATCCCTGAATTGCCTGGCTACGGCGAGGGCGCCTGGTGGGTCCAGGACGCGGCGGCGGCGCTGCCCGCGCGCATTCTCGCGGTCAAGCCGGGACAGCGCGTGCTCGACCTATGCGCCGCGCCGGGCGGCAAGACCGCGCAATTGGCGGCCGCCGGCGCGCGCGTCACCGCGCTTGACCGCTCCGCCGAACGGCTCAAGACTTTGTCCGCCAATCTCGCCCGTCTCCAACTCGAAGCCTCCATCGCGGTTGGCGACGCCGCCTCCTACAAAGCCGAACCCTTCGACGCCATTCTCCTTGATGCGCCCTGTTCGGCGACCGGCACGATCAGGCGGAGCCCCGATGTGCTGTGGACCAAAAAGCCCGGCGACATCGCGGCCCTTACCGCCATCCAGACCAAAATCCTCGATCGTGCTTTCACCCTGCTCAAGCCCGGCGCGGCCCTGGTCTATTGCGTTTGCTCGCTCGAACCGGAAGAAGGCGAAGCGCAAATCGCAGCGCTGCTCCGGCGCAATCCCGACGCCGCGCGCGACCCCATCGATCCCTCATGCTTCGGCCTCCCGCCGGAGGCCGCAAACGCCGACGGCGAACTGCGCCTGCTTCCCTATTTTTTCTTTCACGACCAGTCCCGACAGAGGGGCCTCGACGGATTCTTCATCGCACGTCTGAAACGCCTCGATTAG